In Nitratiruptor sp. YY09-18, a single window of DNA contains:
- the pyrH gene encoding UMP kinase codes for MAKRVLIKFSGEALANEDGHGIDSSVLKFIASEIKPLVDSGVEVGLVVGGGNIIRGVNAAKEGIIKRSSGDYMGMLATVINAVALQEALEYFGLKARVQSAINMEEICEPFIVRRAIRHLEKGRIVIFAAGTGNPFFTTDTAATLRAVEIGSEMIIKATKVDGVYDKDPHKYPDAKKIPRLTYDEALQDNIKVMDDTSIALAKDNNLPIIVCNMFEEGNLYDIIVNENYEKCSIVTDKENI; via the coding sequence ATGGCGAAGCGAGTATTGATAAAATTTTCTGGAGAAGCTTTGGCCAATGAAGATGGTCACGGCATAGATAGTTCAGTCCTCAAATTTATAGCTTCTGAAATAAAACCTTTGGTTGATAGCGGTGTAGAGGTAGGTCTTGTTGTTGGTGGCGGCAATATTATCCGTGGAGTCAATGCAGCAAAAGAGGGAATTATCAAGCGCAGCAGTGGTGACTATATGGGGATGCTTGCAACTGTGATCAATGCTGTAGCACTCCAAGAAGCGTTAGAGTATTTTGGTCTCAAAGCAAGAGTGCAAAGTGCTATCAATATGGAAGAGATCTGTGAGCCATTTATCGTCAGACGTGCAATTCGCCACCTTGAAAAGGGGCGTATAGTGATTTTTGCTGCAGGGACGGGGAATCCTTTCTTCACCACCGATACTGCTGCCACTTTGCGTGCTGTTGAGATAGGATCTGAGATGATCATCAAAGCTACAAAAGTAGATGGCGTCTATGACAAAGATCCTCACAAATATCCAGATGCGAAGAAGATCCCTCGCCTCACATATGATGAAGCACTGCAAGACAATATCAAAGTGATGGATGATACATCTATTGCACTTGCAAAAGATAACAATCTACCAATCATTGTATGCAATATGTTTGAAGAGGGCAATCTCTATGACATCATAGTCAATGAAAATTATGAAAAATGCTCAATTGTAACAGATAAGGAGAATATATGA
- the trmB gene encoding tRNA (guanosine(46)-N7)-methyltransferase TrmB encodes MPHIVAKSLREPEFPIKHGDFTFQWIAKPLLGAKSSLVGVSYKDKKFLLEIKQKDDKYIIKVDKTTRPSPTNLIKEALLHFCAMASCEKIADNLSNLGATHAKRGEHALKNIDYFLHSFPDKEVWIEIGFGSGRHLLYQAKTNPDIIFIGIEIHKPSIEQVLKQIALQHLSNIYVVDYDARLFLELTPSNSVGKIFIHFPVPWDKKPHRRVISEAFIQEASRVLKPSGVLELRTDSDNYFRYALDLFLAQFAVDLEVTKNIEPPIVSKYEARWRRLGKDIYDIRMKSLQESPPITLNFSFDFKDLSFDGNIIDKITTKALVFEDYFVHFEKVYKIDDEKFLIKLSFGSFDRPEHKYIYYTKEAIEYFPKPPVISRANKNAHNKIKELFHG; translated from the coding sequence ATGCCTCATATTGTTGCAAAGAGTTTGAGAGAGCCTGAATTTCCCATAAAACATGGCGATTTTACCTTCCAATGGATAGCTAAGCCCCTTTTGGGAGCTAAGAGCTCCCTTGTGGGAGTGAGTTACAAAGATAAAAAGTTCTTGCTAGAAATCAAGCAAAAAGATGATAAATATATTATCAAAGTAGATAAAACGACCCGTCCATCACCTACAAATCTCATAAAAGAGGCTCTTTTGCACTTTTGCGCAATGGCATCGTGTGAAAAGATTGCTGACAATCTCTCCAATTTGGGTGCAACGCATGCCAAAAGAGGCGAGCATGCTCTCAAAAATATCGACTACTTCTTGCACAGTTTCCCCGACAAAGAGGTCTGGATAGAGATAGGATTTGGCAGCGGGAGGCATCTGCTCTATCAAGCCAAAACAAATCCTGATATCATTTTCATAGGTATTGAAATTCACAAACCCTCTATCGAACAGGTACTCAAACAAATAGCCCTGCAACATCTATCAAATATTTATGTAGTGGACTATGATGCGAGGCTTTTTCTCGAACTCACCCCATCAAATAGCGTAGGTAAAATCTTTATCCATTTTCCCGTACCGTGGGACAAAAAGCCACATAGAAGAGTGATAAGCGAGGCATTTATCCAAGAAGCAAGCCGCGTGCTCAAACCTAGTGGAGTTTTGGAGCTTAGAACCGATAGCGATAACTATTTTCGCTATGCACTTGATCTTTTTTTGGCGCAGTTTGCAGTAGATTTGGAGGTGACAAAAAATATCGAGCCACCGATTGTGAGTAAATATGAGGCTAGATGGAGAAGACTTGGCAAAGATATCTACGATATTCGTATGAAATCGTTACAGGAGAGTCCTCCAATTACACTAAATTTCTCATTTGATTTTAAAGATTTATCATTTGATGGTAATATAATAGACAAAATTACGACTAAAGCTTTGGTTTTTGAAGACTATTTTGTCCATTTTGAAAAAGTTTACAAAATTGATGATGAGAAATTTCTCATAAAACTCTCATTCGGAAGCTTTGATCGGCCAGAGCATAAATATATATACTATACTAAAGAGGCCATAGAGTATTTTCCAAAGCCTCCGGTAATCTCACGCGCGAATAAAAATGCGCATAATAAAATTAAAGAGTTGTTTCATGGCTAA
- a CDS encoding nitronate monooxygenase → MSLPSLKIGKYTIKYPIVQGGMGVGISWDRLAGNVSKEGGLGVISAVGTGYYQNMAYVEKTVAGRPLETANFYSKKALFKIFENARKICGDAPLAANVLYAINDYGRVVRDACEAGANIIITGAGLPTNMPEFTKDFPDVALVPIVSSAKALKIICKRWQTRYDRLPDAVVVEGPLSGGHQGFTYEQCFMEEFQLENIVPQVIEEAKKWGDIPVIAAGGIWDHEDIVKYLKMGAAGVQMGTRFIGTHECDASDTFKKILLNAKKEDIILLKSPVGYPARGVRTKLIEKVEKREGPAIKCISNCVAPCHRGVEAKAVGYCIADRLSDAYKGDEELGLYFSGANGYKLDKLLSVKELMQLLVEGESS, encoded by the coding sequence ATGAGTCTTCCATCTCTAAAAATTGGAAAATACACAATCAAATATCCCATTGTTCAAGGTGGTATGGGTGTTGGGATAAGCTGGGATAGGCTTGCAGGAAATGTGAGCAAAGAGGGTGGACTTGGAGTTATTAGTGCGGTAGGAACCGGTTACTATCAAAATATGGCATATGTTGAAAAAACTGTAGCAGGAAGACCTCTTGAGACTGCCAACTTCTACTCCAAGAAAGCTCTTTTCAAAATTTTTGAAAATGCTCGCAAAATCTGCGGTGATGCGCCACTAGCAGCAAATGTATTGTATGCGATAAATGACTATGGAAGAGTTGTTAGGGATGCCTGTGAAGCAGGAGCCAATATCATCATCACTGGAGCTGGTCTTCCAACAAACATGCCTGAATTTACCAAAGATTTCCCTGATGTTGCACTCGTACCGATAGTCTCTAGTGCAAAAGCCCTCAAGATAATTTGCAAAAGATGGCAGACACGCTACGACAGACTTCCTGATGCGGTGGTTGTAGAGGGTCCATTGAGTGGCGGCCATCAAGGATTTACCTATGAGCAGTGCTTTATGGAGGAGTTCCAGCTAGAAAATATTGTCCCACAAGTAATAGAAGAGGCAAAAAAATGGGGAGATATTCCGGTTATTGCAGCTGGTGGAATATGGGACCATGAGGATATTGTGAAATATCTTAAAATGGGTGCAGCTGGTGTGCAGATGGGAACACGCTTTATCGGTACACATGAGTGTGATGCTAGCGATACATTCAAAAAAATCTTACTCAATGCCAAAAAAGAAGACATTATATTACTCAAATCTCCTGTAGGCTATCCTGCAAGAGGAGTGAGAACAAAGCTCATCGAAAAGGTTGAAAAGCGCGAAGGTCCAGCAATAAAGTGTATCAGTAACTGCGTTGCTCCATGCCATAGAGGTGTTGAAGCAAAAGCGGTAGGATATTGTATAGCTGATAGGCTTAGTGATGCTTACAAAGGAGATGAAGAGCTTGGACTCTACTTCAGCGGTGCAAATGGCTACAAGCTTGATAAACTCCTCTCAGTCAAAGAGCTCATGCAACTGCTCGTTGAAGGAGAGTCATCATAA
- a CDS encoding RluA family pseudouridine synthase, producing the protein MTKEFVAQSKQRLDKYLSEALGESRSQIEQLIKKGYVSVNGLVVTKPGFTLKPSMHIHITLPRPQETQNKEVDFEVAKIYEDNDILVINKPAGVVVHPAPSVKEPTLVDWLKKEGIRLSTISGEERHGIVHRIDKETSGLLVIAKNNEAHLKLSEQLQDKSMGRYYLAIIEPPLKNNIIVDRPLGRNPKNRLKMSIIEGGREAKSAFAKIFESKNSKYELIAAKLFTGRTHQIRAHLASLHRHILGDRLYGFKSKKDTIPRVFLHAYILYLRHPRSGKYLEFVAPLAQDMMQFLQNNFDQEKLDEKIHPHNVVSLFDFSSGVWVTADST; encoded by the coding sequence TTGACTAAGGAGTTTGTGGCACAAAGCAAACAGCGCCTTGATAAGTACCTGAGTGAGGCTCTTGGTGAGAGTCGCAGTCAGATAGAGCAGCTCATCAAAAAGGGATATGTGAGTGTAAATGGGTTGGTTGTTACAAAGCCAGGATTTACTCTCAAACCTTCTATGCATATCCACATCACTCTCCCTAGGCCACAAGAGACGCAGAATAAAGAAGTAGATTTTGAAGTTGCCAAAATTTATGAAGATAATGATATCCTCGTTATCAACAAACCTGCAGGCGTGGTTGTCCATCCAGCCCCGAGCGTCAAAGAGCCTACACTTGTTGATTGGCTCAAAAAGGAGGGAATTCGTCTCTCAACGATTAGTGGAGAAGAGCGTCATGGCATAGTGCATAGAATCGATAAAGAGACAAGCGGTCTGCTTGTTATCGCAAAAAATAATGAAGCACATCTAAAGCTCAGTGAGCAGCTACAAGATAAGAGTATGGGGCGCTACTATCTAGCAATCATTGAGCCACCACTCAAAAACAATATAATTGTAGATCGACCTCTGGGGCGCAATCCAAAAAATCGCCTCAAAATGTCGATAATAGAGGGTGGAAGAGAAGCAAAGAGCGCATTTGCCAAAATTTTTGAGTCTAAAAATAGCAAATATGAACTCATAGCCGCCAAACTCTTTACCGGGCGCACGCATCAGATACGCGCCCATTTGGCATCGTTGCATCGCCATATTTTGGGTGATCGTTTATACGGCTTTAAGAGCAAAAAAGATACAATACCAAGAGTATTTTTGCATGCGTACATTCTCTATCTACGCCATCCTAGAAGTGGCAAATATTTGGAATTTGTTGCTCCATTGGCGCAAGATATGATGCAGTTTTTACAAAATAATTTTGATCAGGAGAAATTAGATGAAAAAATTCATCCTCACAATGTCGTCTCTCTTTTTGATTTTTCTAGCGGGGTGTGGGTTACAGCCGACTCCACATAA
- the tyrS gene encoding tyrosine--tRNA ligase: MINEALAEIKRGTAEIIDEQKITELLKSYFDEGKNYYVKAGFDPTAPDLHLGHTVLLQKLATFQKYGAIVQFIIGDFTAMIGDPTGKSETRKKLDRQTVLKNAQSYKEQVFKVLDPAKTEVVFNSKWLDALGASGLVELTTLFSVARMLERDDFEKRFKAQKPIAISEFIYPLLQGYDSVYLRSDIEIGGTDQKFNLLMGRHLQRSYGIGKEQAVMMMPILEGLDGVQKMSKSLGNYIALAEDPNTMFAKIMSISDELMWRYYELLSSKSLAEIEELKEGVASGKVHPKFAKELLALEIVERYHNSEAAQRAKEEFDRIHKKNDIPSDIKEITLKGPIWIAKALVEAGLEPSTSQARRDIQAGAVRIDKEKVSDKDLQLEAGEYIAQVGKRKFAKLKVQ; encoded by the coding sequence ATGATAAATGAAGCATTAGCTGAAATCAAAAGAGGTACAGCTGAAATCATAGATGAACAGAAGATCACAGAGCTTTTAAAGAGCTATTTTGATGAGGGAAAAAACTACTACGTCAAAGCCGGTTTTGATCCAACTGCACCAGATCTGCATCTAGGTCATACAGTACTTTTGCAAAAACTTGCAACATTTCAAAAATATGGCGCAATTGTGCAGTTTATCATAGGTGATTTTACTGCAATGATTGGTGATCCTACAGGAAAGAGCGAAACAAGGAAGAAATTAGATCGCCAGACTGTTCTCAAAAATGCTCAAAGCTACAAAGAGCAGGTCTTTAAAGTATTAGATCCTGCAAAAACAGAGGTGGTTTTCAACTCCAAATGGCTTGATGCATTAGGTGCTAGTGGATTGGTTGAACTTACAACTCTCTTTAGCGTTGCAAGAATGCTTGAGCGAGATGATTTTGAGAAGCGCTTCAAAGCCCAAAAACCAATCGCTATAAGTGAGTTTATCTATCCCCTTTTACAAGGATATGACAGTGTGTATCTTAGAAGCGATATCGAAATAGGAGGGACTGATCAAAAATTCAATCTCTTGATGGGAAGACATCTACAGCGAAGCTATGGCATTGGCAAAGAGCAAGCAGTTATGATGATGCCAATCCTCGAAGGACTAGATGGTGTGCAAAAGATGAGCAAATCGCTTGGCAACTACATAGCTTTGGCAGAGGATCCAAATACGATGTTTGCTAAAATAATGAGTATTTCAGATGAGTTGATGTGGCGCTACTATGAGCTCCTTAGCAGCAAGAGTCTGGCTGAAATAGAAGAGCTCAAAGAGGGAGTAGCCAGTGGCAAGGTACATCCAAAATTTGCAAAAGAGCTTTTGGCGTTAGAGATAGTGGAGCGCTATCACAATAGTGAGGCTGCACAAAGAGCAAAAGAGGAGTTTGATCGCATTCACAAGAAAAACGATATCCCAAGCGATATCAAAGAGATCACTTTAAAAGGGCCGATCTGGATAGCAAAGGCCTTGGTCGAAGCTGGTCTTGAGCCATCAACCTCACAAGCAAGACGCGATATTCAAGCAGGAGCTGTGAGGATCGATAAAGAGAAAGTAAGTGATAAAGATTTGCAACTAGAAGCTGGAGAGTATATCGCGCAGGTTGGTAAGAGAAAATTTGCAAAATTAAAGGTGCAGTAA
- a CDS encoding bifunctional (p)ppGpp synthetase/guanosine-3',5'-bis(diphosphate) 3'-pyrophosphohydrolase: MKDFIDKIREVHSLKEAIRLLHSYAPQSPKIDEALEFAIRAHEGQKRKSGEPYVVHPILVATITAYITNDETMIIAALLHDVVEDTPYTLEDIESRFGDEVAHLVEGLTKIVEIRSEELIPSNSNEKLITSALSFRKMLIASIKDVRVLIVKLCDRLHNMLTLDALPPEKQKRIAEETLVVYAPIAHRLGIASIKNYLEDLSFYYLFPKEYKKIDDFMRSHKVELQMKLHEFMETIRKKMVQNGFRPDEFTILSRIKHYYSIYLKMQRKGISIEEVLDLLAIRVLVQEKLQCYKVLGILHTNFKPLIMRFKDYIAVPKENGYQTIHTTVFDNASIFEAQIRTFEMHRTAEYGVAAHWKYKMGDVGVNLKWLENLEFQNENIEEFYELVKNDLYSEDITVFSPKGDVYNLPRGAVALDFAYAVHTDIGNRAKFAFINKQKQTLLTELKNGDIVRIELASEPILRCSWIDAVKTSKAKEQMRQLCRQKFKEISAKSAINILQSELGVPRELIEEWLKSHDLERHLHRIATEENFFKETVNRFLRDYRKRKGLLFLLSPKLCKQHEREIENFVFITCQNITAVEFDYCCHPKRGDEIVAFREGNRAIVHHKMCHRAQKMIEEGKPMLFVKWKQSFAPRYHLIALLPDRKGALADFLFYLSKLDINIISIELGKNIEQTNMCEMEFESSHENIDDLRKKIASKVKIIEFIKSDDAYK, encoded by the coding sequence ATGAAAGATTTTATCGATAAGATTCGAGAGGTTCACTCTCTTAAAGAGGCTATTCGCCTCCTTCACTCCTATGCTCCACAATCACCAAAAATCGATGAGGCCTTAGAGTTTGCCATCCGTGCCCATGAGGGACAAAAGCGTAAAAGTGGTGAGCCTTACGTTGTCCATCCGATACTTGTAGCTACAATTACAGCCTATATCACAAATGATGAGACGATGATTATTGCAGCACTGCTACACGATGTTGTAGAGGATACTCCCTATACTCTAGAAGATATTGAATCACGCTTTGGCGATGAAGTGGCTCATCTTGTCGAGGGTCTTACAAAAATTGTAGAGATTCGTAGCGAAGAGCTCATTCCATCAAACTCAAATGAAAAGCTTATTACTTCAGCACTCTCTTTTCGCAAAATGCTCATTGCTTCGATTAAAGATGTGAGAGTTTTGATCGTCAAGCTTTGTGATAGGCTTCACAATATGCTCACACTCGATGCATTGCCTCCAGAGAAGCAAAAGCGCATTGCTGAAGAGACCCTTGTAGTTTATGCTCCCATAGCACACAGACTTGGTATCGCTTCCATCAAAAACTATCTTGAAGATCTAAGCTTTTACTATCTTTTTCCAAAAGAGTACAAAAAAATAGATGATTTCATGCGCTCACACAAGGTAGAATTGCAGATGAAGCTCCATGAGTTTATGGAGACGATTCGCAAAAAGATGGTGCAAAATGGCTTTCGTCCTGATGAGTTTACGATCCTCTCACGCATCAAGCACTACTACTCCATATATCTCAAGATGCAGCGCAAAGGGATATCGATCGAAGAGGTGCTGGATCTATTAGCAATCCGAGTGCTTGTACAAGAGAAGCTGCAGTGCTACAAAGTATTAGGCATTTTGCATACTAACTTCAAGCCGCTTATCATGCGCTTTAAAGACTATATTGCTGTTCCCAAAGAGAATGGCTACCAGACTATCCACACTACTGTTTTTGACAATGCTTCTATCTTTGAGGCGCAAATTCGTACCTTCGAGATGCACCGCACTGCTGAATATGGTGTAGCAGCCCACTGGAAATACAAAATGGGTGATGTAGGTGTCAATCTCAAGTGGCTTGAAAATTTGGAGTTTCAAAACGAAAATATAGAAGAGTTTTATGAACTGGTCAAAAATGACCTCTATAGTGAAGATATTACGGTCTTTTCTCCAAAAGGTGATGTCTATAATCTTCCACGTGGCGCAGTGGCACTCGATTTTGCATATGCTGTGCATACAGATATTGGAAATCGTGCAAAATTTGCTTTTATTAATAAACAGAAGCAAACACTCCTCACTGAACTCAAAAACGGCGATATCGTGCGCATCGAGCTAGCAAGTGAGCCGATCCTTCGTTGTAGCTGGATCGATGCGGTCAAAACATCTAAGGCCAAAGAGCAGATGCGCCAACTTTGCCGCCAAAAATTTAAAGAGATTAGTGCAAAATCTGCAATCAACATTCTCCAAAGCGAACTTGGTGTACCAAGAGAGCTTATAGAAGAGTGGTTGAAGAGCCACGATCTTGAGCGTCATCTTCACCGCATAGCAACTGAAGAGAATTTTTTCAAAGAAACAGTCAACAGATTTTTGCGCGATTACCGTAAAAGGAAAGGGCTTCTCTTCTTACTCTCTCCAAAGCTATGCAAACAGCACGAAAGAGAGATAGAAAATTTTGTGTTTATTACATGCCAGAACATCACAGCAGTAGAGTTTGACTACTGCTGCCATCCAAAAAGAGGTGATGAAATTGTGGCATTTAGAGAGGGAAATAGGGCGATAGTCCATCATAAGATGTGTCATAGAGCCCAAAAGATGATAGAAGAGGGCAAGCCTATGCTCTTTGTCAAATGGAAGCAATCTTTTGCACCGCGCTACCATCTCATCGCACTTCTGCCAGATCGCAAAGGCGCACTTGCAGATTTTCTCTTCTATCTTTCTAAACTTGATATTAATATAATATCGATTGAACTTGGTAAAAATATAGAGCAGACCAATATGTGTGAGATGGAGTTTGAGTCTAGCCACGAAAATATAGATGATTTAAGGAAGAAAATAGCTTCAAAAGTTAAAATAATAGAATTTATAAAGAGTGATGATGCATACAAATAA
- a CDS encoding murein hydrolase activator EnvC, producing the protein MALWTWCFDLFYQYLSSFSKAAKNMMRFFFLALFLGSSLLASSIDTKIKVSKKELQRTNKRLQGVNLQLAKLAGDIERTKKELVRIQTKLKTLQTLISEAQAQYKVQIKEYEDLKSGVVNLTKKQQKLKEELLLMISRSFSKSLLLGSIKNTTQEDIIKEEILKAIQKSEDEKLKKVSHEYFSTKELLEQKKQKLKSLEQQIATYIKNKKQLQLLRKKNQAALTKLKKLQSHYDKEKEQLLRQRETLAKTLKQLQILKETARSSRASAKMKVKNYGQKSYGKLKTVRYRGPKTIPPLEKFVIIKKYGMYRDPIYNIEIPNENIELKPLVPNAKVRNVLNGKVILAKWTPHLRNVVVVKHSNNLYTIYAYIDKLSPYIKKGRRIKKGYVIGRVNTKLIFEVTKNSAHINPLDLIRVR; encoded by the coding sequence ATGGCTCTTTGGACTTGGTGTTTTGATCTCTTTTATCAATATCTTAGTAGTTTCTCTAAGGCAGCCAAAAATATGATGCGCTTTTTCTTCTTGGCTCTTTTTTTAGGCAGTTCTTTACTTGCTTCATCGATTGATACGAAGATCAAAGTTTCCAAAAAAGAGCTGCAAAGGACAAATAAAAGGCTCCAGGGAGTCAATCTGCAGCTTGCAAAATTGGCAGGAGATATAGAACGAACAAAAAAAGAGCTAGTACGTATCCAAACCAAACTCAAAACTCTTCAAACCCTTATCTCTGAAGCGCAAGCACAGTACAAAGTTCAGATCAAAGAGTATGAAGATCTTAAATCTGGAGTTGTCAATCTCACTAAAAAGCAGCAAAAACTCAAAGAAGAGCTTTTGCTCATGATTTCTCGCTCCTTCTCTAAGTCTTTACTCTTAGGTTCAATTAAAAATACTACGCAAGAGGATATCATCAAAGAGGAGATCCTCAAAGCTATCCAAAAAAGTGAAGATGAAAAGCTCAAAAAAGTATCACATGAGTACTTCTCTACAAAAGAACTTTTAGAGCAAAAGAAACAAAAACTCAAAAGCTTAGAGCAACAGATTGCTACATATATCAAAAACAAAAAGCAGCTGCAACTTTTGCGTAAAAAAAATCAAGCAGCTCTAACCAAACTCAAAAAGCTTCAAAGCCACTACGATAAAGAGAAAGAGCAGTTACTCAGGCAGCGTGAGACTCTTGCAAAAACACTCAAACAGCTCCAGATTCTCAAAGAGACAGCTCGCTCAAGCAGGGCCAGTGCGAAGATGAAAGTCAAAAACTATGGGCAAAAGAGCTATGGAAAACTCAAAACTGTACGCTATCGTGGGCCAAAGACAATCCCACCGCTTGAGAAGTTTGTGATTATTAAAAAGTATGGAATGTATCGCGATCCTATTTACAATATCGAGATACCAAATGAAAATATTGAGCTCAAACCTCTTGTGCCCAATGCAAAAGTGCGCAATGTGCTCAATGGAAAGGTTATACTAGCCAAATGGACCCCACACCTGCGCAATGTCGTCGTAGTCAAACACTCTAACAATCTCTATACCATTTATGCATATATCGACAAACTCTCACCCTATATCAAAAAAGGTAGACGTATTAAAAAGGGGTATGTGATAGGACGCGTCAATACCAAGCTCATCTTTGAAGTGACGAAAAATAGTGCACATATCAATCCTCTCGATCTTATTCGAGTAAGATAA
- a CDS encoding cell division ATP-binding protein FtsE, whose amino-acid sequence MAKNVIVAKDLYLEYKKDTPIIKDSSFSIKSGSFVFITGPSGSGKSTLLKSFYGELRPKSGILQIGGVSLSDIKPSKLAFLRKYLGIIFQDYKLIKEWTVKKNVMLPLLIAGYSKSVCEAQSQRLLKHVRLNGKEDYYPLELSGGEQQRVAMARALAHNPVIILADEPTGNLDEYSSRVIWNLLEGANEQLGTTVVVVTHSIPTNLKVPFKHFYIEDGKVYEIS is encoded by the coding sequence ATGGCTAAAAATGTAATAGTTGCAAAAGACCTCTATCTTGAATACAAAAAAGATACTCCAATTATCAAAGACTCATCCTTTTCTATAAAAAGCGGAAGTTTTGTCTTTATTACTGGTCCTAGTGGGAGTGGGAAGTCAACACTGCTCAAATCTTTCTATGGGGAGCTAAGACCAAAATCGGGTATTTTACAGATTGGTGGTGTTTCTCTCAGCGATATTAAACCATCAAAGCTTGCATTTTTGCGTAAATATCTTGGGATCATCTTCCAAGATTATAAACTCATCAAAGAGTGGACGGTCAAAAAAAACGTCATGCTTCCCCTCCTCATAGCAGGATATTCCAAAAGTGTTTGCGAAGCACAGAGTCAAAGACTACTCAAACACGTAAGACTCAATGGCAAAGAGGATTACTATCCGCTAGAACTTAGTGGTGGAGAGCAGCAGCGTGTTGCGATGGCTAGAGCACTCGCTCACAACCCCGTTATCATCTTGGCTGATGAGCCGACAGGAAATCTCGATGAGTACTCATCACGTGTGATTTGGAATCTCTTAGAGGGCGCCAACGAGCAGCTTGGCACCACTGTGGTGGTTGTTACACACTCAATCCCTACAAATCTCAAGGTACCATTTAAACATTTTTACATAGAAGATGGGAAAGTTTATGAAATCTCTTAA
- a CDS encoding fibronectin type III domain-containing protein: MKKFILTMSSLFLIFLAGCGLQPTPHNKPKIDMSLPQVQKVRTLSDITSIALEWTPLYTERVKGYYIYRGKEGKKLTRIAKVDDRYSSHYLDKKLTPNTSYVYMVSAFGKDGRESKPSEVAKAKTLPLPEAVPFVDAIDHLPREVKLIWRPHPYPKISQYIIYRSEPGEKDWKEIAKVNGRLNAEYIDKNLKDKHVYLYKIVARTCDGLDTPPSKIVQASTKPRPSIVRGLQASKNLPKKIIVKWQPNPEPDITMYKIYKSVFEIGPYIVVAKTKNTQYVDLINQDGVKRYYKVTAVDKDGLESFKQDVPAVGTTLAKPLPPVILSKNINGNTISFSWESPDHRAVKYEIVKKVYEGIFDVKKYKFTNITNTTFSDTLVPGIEYEYKIYAIDANGIKSKASEPIKIKLPKE, from the coding sequence ATGAAAAAATTCATCCTCACAATGTCGTCTCTCTTTTTGATTTTTCTAGCGGGGTGTGGGTTACAGCCGACTCCACATAACAAACCAAAAATAGATATGTCTCTGCCACAGGTACAAAAGGTGCGTACTCTTAGTGATATTACATCTATAGCTCTTGAATGGACTCCTCTTTATACTGAGCGAGTAAAAGGGTATTATATCTATCGTGGCAAAGAGGGCAAGAAGCTTACTCGCATCGCAAAAGTTGATGATAGATACAGCTCTCACTATCTAGATAAAAAACTTACTCCAAATACTAGCTACGTCTACATGGTCTCAGCATTTGGCAAAGATGGGAGAGAATCAAAACCAAGTGAAGTAGCCAAAGCCAAGACACTTCCACTCCCAGAGGCTGTGCCATTTGTGGATGCGATAGATCACCTCCCAAGAGAAGTGAAACTCATCTGGAGACCACATCCGTACCCAAAAATATCACAGTATATTATCTATCGTTCTGAACCTGGTGAGAAGGATTGGAAAGAGATAGCCAAAGTCAATGGTCGTCTCAATGCTGAATATATCGATAAGAATCTCAAAGACAAACATGTCTATCTCTATAAAATAGTTGCAAGAACATGTGATGGCCTTGATACGCCGCCAAGCAAAATAGTGCAAGCATCTACAAAACCTCGACCTAGTATTGTAAGAGGCTTGCAAGCGAGCAAAAACCTACCTAAAAAGATCATCGTCAAGTGGCAACCAAATCCAGAGCCTGATATCACAATGTATAAAATATATAAGAGTGTCTTTGAGATTGGTCCATATATCGTAGTTGCTAAGACTAAAAATACCCAATATGTAGATCTCATCAACCAAGATGGAGTAAAACGCTACTATAAAGTCACAGCGGTGGACAAAGATGGACTTGAGAGTTTCAAGCAAGATGTACCTGCAGTTGGTACTACGCTTGCTAAACCACTTCCACCAGTGATTTTGAGCAAAAATATCAACGGTAATACAATTTCATTTAGTTGGGAGTCACCTGATCATAGAGCAGTCAAATATGAAATTGTTAAAAAGGTCTATGAAGGTATCTTCGATGTGAAAAAGTATAAATTTACAAATATTACAAACACAACATTCTCTGATACTCTTGTCCCAGGAATCGAGTATGAGTATAAAATCTATGCAATCGATGCAAATGGGATCAAATCAAAAGCGAGCGAACCTATAAAAATAAAGCTACCAAAAGAGTAA
- a CDS encoding DNA-directed RNA polymerase subunit omega, with protein MRLEKITAQALENVGYDRYLLSIAVAKRANELAVGKPPLIDIDVKKYKYTDIALMEIAEGKIAIEVNKKS; from the coding sequence ATGAGACTTGAAAAAATTACTGCGCAAGCTTTGGAAAATGTAGGGTATGATAGATATTTGCTCTCAATTGCTGTAGCAAAACGTGCCAATGAACTAGCTGTTGGCAAACCGCCACTCATCGATATCGATGTAAAGAAGTATAAATATACCGACATAGCACTCATGGAGATAGCAGAAGGGAAAATTGCTATCGAGGTCAACAAAAAATCTTGA